One Deinococcus multiflagellatus DNA window includes the following coding sequences:
- a CDS encoding permease prefix domain 1-containing protein, which yields MKLLRRPALLSSALTVEGYVHRATRGLPAAERLDAAAELRTHLLDRAAEHEAQGFSPEEAEFLAVRAMGNPQPVNRRLLGHALTHRAGWLTLGALVLGGLGWTAYREWLPPQEGARFEATNQQDISALFARPDAPRGIYQAVTLTYPRGTQAAVYATVSGSKGGWEPLGADVSVNHIAAQEEQNFAGRLPGSYRYQERLLLTSQTATCEGASQAIIFVSGYGLPSRWANSGISVYSGGLATTENPCHSPRVRLHQVTQQLSTQTPTQETHTVPPAGQGFVQRGVMPLRLNEWTVLYRLQVDPQADPNTISLPASNLSAKARGVYVAVLPLNRTPGGDGGYSWGGGQLQLSGDAQPLPPLPPAVP from the coding sequence ATGAAGCTGCTGCGGCGCCCTGCCCTTCTCTCCTCGGCGCTGACCGTGGAAGGCTATGTTCACCGCGCCACCCGGGGCCTGCCCGCCGCCGAGCGGCTGGACGCCGCCGCCGAACTGCGCACCCACCTGCTGGACCGCGCCGCCGAGCACGAAGCGCAGGGCTTTTCCCCCGAGGAAGCCGAGTTCCTGGCCGTGCGCGCCATGGGGAACCCGCAGCCGGTCAACCGGCGCCTGCTGGGCCACGCCCTGACCCACCGCGCCGGCTGGCTGACCCTGGGTGCGCTGGTGCTGGGCGGTCTGGGCTGGACGGCCTACCGCGAGTGGCTGCCGCCCCAGGAAGGCGCGCGGTTTGAGGCCACCAACCAGCAGGACATTTCAGCGCTCTTCGCGCGGCCAGACGCCCCCAGAGGCATTTACCAGGCGGTCACCCTGACCTATCCGCGCGGCACCCAGGCGGCGGTCTATGCCACCGTCAGCGGCTCGAAGGGGGGCTGGGAACCCCTTGGGGCGGATGTCTCGGTCAACCACATCGCCGCGCAGGAGGAGCAGAACTTCGCAGGTCGCCTGCCCGGGAGCTACCGCTACCAGGAACGGCTGCTGCTGACCTCCCAGACCGCCACGTGCGAGGGCGCCTCTCAGGCCATCATCTTCGTGTCGGGGTACGGTCTGCCTTCGCGCTGGGCCAATTCGGGCATTTCTGTGTACAGTGGTGGCCTGGCCACCACGGAAAACCCCTGCCACAGTCCCCGCGTGCGGCTGCATCAGGTCACGCAGCAGCTGTCCACCCAGACCCCCACCCAGGAAACCCATACGGTGCCGCCCGCTGGGCAGGGTTTCGTGCAGCGGGGGGTCATGCCCCTGCGGCTGAATGAATGGACGGTGCTGTACCGGCTGCAGGTGGACCCACAGGCCGATCCCAACACCATAAGCTTGCCAGCAAGCAACCTGAGCGCCAAAGCGCGGGGTGTTTACGTGGCCGTCCTGCCCCTGAACCGCACACCCGGCGGCGACGGGGGGTACAGCTGGGGCGGGGGACAGCTTCAGCTGAGCGGCGACGCCCAGCCCCTCCCGCCCCTGCCCCCGGCCGTCCCCTGA
- a CDS encoding PadR family transcriptional regulator has protein sequence MNPLKSGTLDLALLAALQDQPRYGLDILNHVNARSGGLFDLREGSLYPALHRLVKAGWIESDWQPSDRGGAPRKVYRLTDDGRRALQHKRQEWQTLRGALDALLLRRAA, from the coding sequence ATGAATCCGCTCAAATCTGGCACGCTGGACCTGGCCTTGCTGGCCGCCCTGCAGGATCAGCCCCGGTACGGGCTGGACATTCTGAACCATGTCAACGCCCGCAGCGGGGGCCTCTTTGACCTGCGCGAAGGCAGTCTGTACCCGGCGCTGCACCGCCTCGTGAAAGCGGGCTGGATCGAGAGCGACTGGCAACCCAGTGACCGGGGGGGCGCCCCCCGCAAGGTCTACCGCCTGACCGACGACGGCCGGCGCGCCCTGCAGCACAAGCGCCAGGAATGGCAGACCCTGCGCGGCGCCCTCGACGCCCTGCTGCTGCGGCGGGCCGCATGA
- a CDS encoding S1C family serine protease gives MRASPWLPVLLLLALAAYLLPDANLPFAPPAPVTQGALPAPPRALPAQSQALFERSRPATVRVESVNPDTRNAGIGTGFFISAGGQVLTAYHVVSGGRLFQVRTLSGESYPARVTAFDANNDVALLTVRGGEAFPFLKLATRAPRVGETVLAIGNSGGDFLQPRRGQLLRLNAASARADFPGGTLEMTAPLAPGDSGGPILDGNGQAIGVVSYISVDGSGRTRRSYAVPVVEGNELIVALRSGEKRDVPVVGLFFDSLHSGLTDPPGGVVDAVARRSPAERAGLRGSVRDDQDNLVSLGDVIVRVNGERTRDANAVINAIRRLKIGETVVLTYLRGEETREARVTLVPRATVPDLP, from the coding sequence GTGCGCGCCTCGCCCTGGCTTCCGGTTCTGCTGCTGCTGGCGCTGGCCGCTTACCTGCTGCCAGATGCCAATCTGCCCTTTGCGCCGCCCGCCCCGGTGACGCAGGGCGCCCTGCCCGCCCCGCCGCGCGCCCTGCCGGCCCAGTCGCAGGCGCTGTTCGAGCGCAGCCGCCCCGCCACGGTGCGCGTGGAGAGCGTGAACCCCGACACCCGCAACGCCGGCATTGGCACCGGCTTTTTCATCAGCGCGGGCGGGCAGGTGCTCACGGCCTACCATGTGGTCAGCGGGGGGCGGCTCTTTCAGGTGCGCACCCTGTCGGGCGAGTCCTACCCCGCGCGGGTGACCGCCTTTGACGCCAACAACGATGTGGCGCTGCTGACGGTGCGCGGCGGCGAGGCGTTCCCCTTCCTGAAGCTGGCCACCCGGGCGCCGCGCGTGGGCGAGACGGTGCTGGCCATTGGCAACAGCGGCGGCGATTTCCTGCAGCCGCGCCGGGGCCAGCTGCTGCGCCTGAACGCCGCCTCGGCCCGCGCTGATTTTCCGGGCGGCACCCTGGAAATGACCGCGCCCCTGGCCCCCGGCGACAGCGGCGGCCCCATCCTGGACGGCAACGGGCAGGCGATTGGCGTGGTGAGCTACATCAGCGTGGACGGCAGCGGGCGGACCCGGCGCAGCTACGCGGTGCCGGTGGTGGAAGGCAACGAGCTGATCGTGGCCCTGCGGAGCGGCGAGAAACGCGACGTGCCAGTGGTGGGTCTGTTCTTCGACTCGCTGCACAGCGGCCTGACCGATCCACCGGGCGGCGTGGTGGACGCGGTGGCCCGCCGCAGCCCCGCCGAGCGCGCCGGCCTGCGCGGCAGCGTGCGCGACGACCAGGACAACCTGGTGAGCCTGGGCGACGTGATCGTGCGGGTCAACGGCGAACGCACCCGGGACGCCAACGCCGTCATTAACGCCATTCGGCGCCTGAAAATTGGCGAAACGGTGGTCTTGACCTACCTGCGCGGCGAAGAAACCCGCGAGGCCCGCGTGACCCTGGTGCCGCGCGCCACCGTGCCCGACCTGCCCTGA
- a CDS encoding aldose 1-epimerase, producing the protein MTPGHGPVHTLRSEHLTLEVLPGLGASVLNLRAAAGVPVLRPVDLGTVQTSSQCASFLLLPYSNRIRDARFSFGGQEVQLRPTTKNGLAQHGDVRNRPWQVAEASASHLRATFDSRDFADVNWPWAFTAAVDYRLHGPHLDTTVSLVNADTQPMPAGLGLHPYFARQAGAGGVDPTLEVDAELLYDTDERQLPLGAARPVTPAEDFRRPVPVGERQIDATYTAWNGVARLDWGRRALTITADNVYSHLVVFTAPDGSLALEPVSHATDAVNLAPRGVDGTDLRVLSPGQTLAGTVRFTLEGDWSGE; encoded by the coding sequence GTGACCCCAGGCCACGGCCCGGTGCACACCCTGCGCAGCGAGCACTTGACCCTGGAGGTGCTGCCGGGCCTGGGCGCCAGCGTGCTGAACCTGCGCGCGGCGGCCGGGGTGCCTGTGCTGCGCCCGGTGGACCTGGGCACGGTGCAGACCAGCAGCCAGTGCGCCAGCTTTCTGCTGTTGCCCTACAGCAACCGTATCCGCGACGCCCGCTTTTCCTTCGGGGGCCAGGAGGTGCAGCTGCGCCCCACCACCAAAAATGGGCTGGCCCAGCACGGCGACGTGCGCAACCGCCCCTGGCAGGTGGCTGAAGCCAGCGCCTCTCACCTGCGCGCCACCTTTGACAGCCGCGACTTTGCCGACGTGAACTGGCCCTGGGCCTTTACCGCCGCCGTGGACTACCGCCTGCACGGCCCGCACCTCGACACCACCGTCAGCCTCGTGAATGCCGACACCCAGCCCATGCCGGCCGGACTGGGCCTGCACCCGTATTTTGCGCGGCAGGCGGGCGCCGGGGGCGTAGACCCCACGCTGGAGGTGGACGCCGAACTGCTCTACGACACCGATGAACGCCAGTTGCCGCTGGGCGCCGCGCGGCCGGTCACCCCGGCCGAGGACTTCCGGCGCCCCGTGCCCGTGGGCGAGCGCCAGATTGACGCCACCTACACCGCCTGGAACGGCGTGGCGCGGCTGGACTGGGGCCGCCGGGCCCTGACCATCACCGCCGACAACGTGTATTCGCACCTCGTGGTGTTCACGGCGCCGGACGGCAGCCTGGCCTTAGAGCCGGTCTCACACGCCACCGACGCTGTCAATCTGGCCCCGCGCGGCGTGGACGGCACCGACCTGCGCGTGCTGAGCCCGGGGCAGACCCTGGCCGGCACCGTGCGTTTCACGCTGGAGGGCGACTGGTCGGGTGAGTAG
- the rlmB gene encoding 23S rRNA (guanosine(2251)-2'-O)-methyltransferase RlmB, with product MLLYGRNPVLEALREGRVSEVLVARGVEEALVAQLKATGVRLRFAPRIELDQLAGTTAHQGLLAEVEDLAWGSVDDILDLAEQRGEDLLIVLLDGITDPRNFGAIIRSAEVLGAHGVVVEERRSAPLSPVVAKTAAGATSYLPVAQTKNLPRLIEALKKEGVWVYGAAGEAAQDVRQLDFSGKVALVIGAEGEGMRRLVREKCDALVSIPVRGRVQSLNASVAAGILLFEITRGRA from the coding sequence ATGTTGCTGTACGGGCGGAATCCGGTGCTAGAGGCACTTCGCGAAGGGCGCGTGAGTGAGGTCCTGGTCGCGCGGGGCGTGGAAGAGGCGCTGGTGGCGCAGCTCAAGGCCACGGGGGTCCGGCTGCGCTTCGCGCCGCGCATAGAACTGGACCAGCTGGCGGGCACCACCGCCCACCAGGGCCTGCTGGCCGAAGTCGAGGACCTGGCGTGGGGCAGCGTGGACGACATTCTGGACCTGGCCGAGCAGCGCGGCGAGGACCTGCTGATCGTGCTGCTGGACGGCATCACCGACCCGCGCAACTTTGGCGCGATTATCCGCAGCGCCGAGGTGCTGGGCGCGCACGGCGTGGTGGTGGAAGAGCGCCGCAGCGCGCCGCTGTCGCCGGTGGTGGCCAAGACCGCCGCCGGAGCCACCAGTTACCTGCCCGTGGCCCAGACGAAGAACCTGCCCCGCCTCATCGAAGCCCTGAAAAAAGAGGGGGTGTGGGTCTACGGCGCAGCCGGCGAAGCCGCCCAGGACGTGCGCCAGCTGGATTTCAGCGGCAAGGTGGCCCTGGTCATCGGGGCTGAGGGCGAAGGCATGCGCCGCTTGGTGCGCGAGAAATGCGACGCCCTGGTGAGCATTCCGGTGCGCGGGCGGGTGCAGAGCCTGAACGCCTCGGTGGCGGCCGGCATTCTGCTGTTTGAAATCACCCGGGGCCGCGCGTGA
- a CDS encoding nuclear transport factor 2 family protein — protein sequence MTYAPDGSTTQRFMAALQTAENTRQLDDLLALHAPEVTLRNLSAHSWQGLDGAREFWQTYLDNFAQVHSEFSRSHEEGGLGVMEWETTGQLAGGRDVAYRGVSLIEVQGGRVTAFRTYYDSAAFVAPAAE from the coding sequence ATGACGTACGCCCCGGATGGCAGCACCACCCAACGCTTTATGGCCGCGCTTCAGACCGCCGAGAACACCCGGCAGCTGGACGACCTGCTGGCCCTGCACGCCCCAGAGGTCACGCTGCGCAACCTCAGCGCGCACAGCTGGCAGGGCCTGGACGGCGCGCGCGAGTTCTGGCAGACCTACCTCGACAACTTCGCGCAGGTGCACAGCGAATTCTCCCGCAGCCACGAAGAAGGCGGCCTGGGCGTGATGGAGTGGGAAACCACAGGCCAGCTGGCCGGCGGACGCGACGTGGCCTACCGGGGCGTGAGCCTCATTGAGGTGCAAGGCGGCCGGGTGACGGCCTTCCGCACCTACTACGACAGCGCGGCGTTCGTGGCCCCGGCAGCGGAATAG
- a CDS encoding glutamate ligase domain-containing protein, whose product MAAPPPAPGSDWPDYPWLYARTRAGRARGPDGARALLSALGHPERAFASIRVVGTNGKGSTCAMLEAGLRAAGVRTGRFTSPHLHAYEERIRVDGADLDPARTAAFIAWAKAHAPDGAFFDLTLALACQVFAEERVEVAVMEAGVGGQSDATQALSRVAAVALTNVGLDHTAVLGETVAAIARDKAGAAQPGVPLLTTATGEALTVVAEVAQTVGAPLLTPHSHPELFALPRPPTLAGAHQTQNAALAAATLRTLGYARGVDAALNAVHPARLERVEHSGKTVLVDGAHNPHATHALALAVPHADVLLFGGLARKDTAATLAPLLAVAPTRVFTAPGDLATPPAELAAMFGGEAVPDPAQALTRALSLTPPGGTLLVAGSLYLAGAVRAQLATRPA is encoded by the coding sequence ATGGCCGCCCCGCCCCCTGCCCCCGGTTCCGACTGGCCCGATTACCCCTGGCTGTATGCCCGCACCCGCGCGGGCCGCGCCCGGGGCCCGGACGGCGCGCGGGCGCTGCTGTCGGCCCTGGGCCACCCGGAGCGCGCGTTTGCCAGCATCCGCGTGGTGGGTACCAACGGCAAGGGCAGCACCTGCGCCATGCTGGAGGCCGGGTTGCGGGCAGCGGGCGTGCGCACCGGCCGCTTTACCAGCCCGCACCTGCACGCCTACGAGGAACGCATTCGGGTGGACGGCGCGGATCTGGACCCGGCGCGCACCGCCGCCTTTATCGCCTGGGCCAAGGCGCACGCCCCCGACGGGGCTTTTTTCGACCTGACCCTGGCCCTGGCCTGCCAGGTATTTGCCGAGGAGAGGGTGGAGGTGGCGGTGATGGAAGCCGGCGTGGGCGGCCAGAGCGACGCCACCCAGGCCCTGAGCCGGGTGGCGGCGGTGGCCCTGACCAATGTGGGCCTGGACCATACGGCGGTGCTGGGCGAGACGGTGGCCGCGATTGCCCGTGACAAGGCAGGCGCCGCCCAGCCCGGCGTGCCCCTGCTGACCACCGCCACGGGCGAGGCCCTGACCGTGGTCGCCGAGGTGGCCCAGACGGTCGGCGCCCCACTGCTGACCCCGCACAGCCACCCTGAACTGTTTGCCCTGCCGCGCCCACCCACGCTGGCCGGCGCCCACCAGACGCAGAACGCTGCGCTGGCCGCCGCCACCTTGCGCACCCTGGGCTATGCCAGGGGCGTGGACGCCGCCCTGAACGCGGTCCACCCCGCGCGCCTGGAACGCGTTGAGCACAGCGGCAAAACGGTCCTGGTGGACGGCGCCCACAACCCCCACGCCACCCACGCCCTGGCCCTGGCCGTGCCCCACGCCGACGTGCTGCTGTTCGGCGGGCTGGCCCGCAAGGACACGGCCGCCACCCTGGCCCCGCTGCTGGCGGTGGCGCCCACTCGGGTCTTTACGGCCCCCGGCGACCTCGCCACGCCCCCGGCCGAATTGGCGGCTATGTTCGGCGGCGAGGCCGTGCCCGACCCCGCGCAGGCCCTGACGCGCGCCCTGTCACTGACGCCACCGGGCGGCACGCTGCTGGTAGCCGGCAGCCTCTATCTGGCCGGGGCGGTGCGGGCCCAGTTGGCGACCAGACCGGCTTGA
- the purE gene encoding 5-(carboxyamino)imidazole ribonucleotide mutase translates to MGVVMGSRSDFETMEGALTVLRDLGVPYEVRVLSAHRTPALLPSYGARAERLNLACIIAGAGGAAHLPGMLAAFTRVPVLGVPVQSRALSGQDSLLSIVQMPAGVPVATFAIGAAGAKNAALFAAALLATTDEAVRARLDAFRAAQTRAVLDDPFFDGHPQAGEA, encoded by the coding sequence GTGGGCGTGGTGATGGGCAGCCGCAGCGATTTCGAGACGATGGAAGGCGCCCTGACCGTGCTGCGTGACCTGGGGGTGCCCTACGAGGTGCGGGTCCTGTCCGCCCACCGCACGCCCGCGCTGCTGCCCAGCTACGGCGCGCGGGCCGAGCGGCTGAACCTCGCCTGCATCATCGCCGGGGCGGGGGGCGCGGCGCACCTGCCGGGCATGCTGGCGGCCTTTACGCGGGTGCCGGTGCTGGGCGTGCCGGTGCAGTCGCGTGCCTTAAGTGGTCAAGACAGCCTGCTGAGCATCGTGCAGATGCCCGCCGGCGTGCCGGTGGCCACCTTTGCGATTGGCGCAGCGGGCGCAAAGAACGCCGCCCTGTTTGCCGCCGCCCTGCTGGCCACCACCGACGAGGCTGTGCGCGCCCGCCTGGACGCCTTCCGCGCTGCCCAGACCCGGGCCGTACTGGACGACCCCTTCTTCGACGGCCACCCCCAGGCGGGCGAGGCATGA
- the purK gene encoding 5-(carboxyamino)imidazole ribonucleotide synthase, producing the protein MSAPAPTLGILGGGQLAQMLALAALPLGVRVTVLEPDPAAPARLCAEHLQAPYTDPAGLERLAACDAVTLEFENVPLPALAALEGRVPVRPGPGVLARSKHRAHEKEALRAAGVGTAPFVVLEQESDLPGALAQVGGQGLLKTSELGYDGKGQVRVSSDADLRAAWAELGRVPCVLEGLVAFERELSLAVARTATGEVALGPLVENVHRHGILRTSVFPPAAPPATEARARELARAVAEGWGLEGLLTLEFFQLAGGELLVNEVAPRVHNSGHLTQDGGGVSQFEAQVRAVLGLPLRDWAPLLPCAMVNVVGVAGPDGQPLHPDWAAIDALAGTRVHLYHKAWRAGRKLGHVNLVAPDEATLQERLVQLEALIP; encoded by the coding sequence ATGAGCGCCCCAGCCCCTACCCTGGGCATCCTGGGCGGCGGCCAGCTGGCGCAGATGCTGGCCCTGGCCGCGCTGCCGCTGGGCGTGCGGGTCACGGTGCTGGAGCCCGACCCGGCGGCCCCGGCGCGGTTGTGCGCCGAGCACCTGCAGGCGCCCTACACCGACCCGGCTGGCCTGGAGCGGCTGGCGGCGTGCGACGCCGTCACCCTGGAATTTGAAAATGTGCCCCTGCCGGCCCTGGCCGCGCTGGAAGGCCGCGTGCCGGTACGCCCGGGGCCCGGGGTCCTGGCGCGCAGCAAGCACCGCGCCCACGAAAAGGAAGCCCTGCGCGCGGCCGGCGTGGGCACCGCGCCTTTTGTGGTGCTGGAACAGGAAAGCGACCTGCCCGGCGCCCTGGCCCAGGTGGGCGGGCAGGGCCTGCTGAAAACCAGCGAACTGGGCTACGACGGCAAGGGGCAGGTGCGGGTGAGTTCCGATGCCGACCTGCGCGCCGCCTGGGCCGAACTGGGCCGCGTGCCCTGCGTGCTGGAGGGCCTCGTAGCCTTTGAGCGCGAACTCAGTCTGGCGGTGGCGCGGACGGCAACCGGGGAGGTGGCTTTAGGGCCGCTGGTGGAGAACGTGCACCGCCACGGCATCCTGCGCACCAGCGTTTTCCCACCGGCCGCTCCGCCCGCCACCGAGGCCAGGGCCCGCGAACTGGCCCGCGCCGTGGCCGAGGGCTGGGGCCTGGAAGGCCTGCTGACCCTGGAATTCTTCCAGCTGGCGGGCGGCGAGTTGCTGGTAAACGAGGTGGCCCCGCGCGTACACAACAGCGGCCACCTCACCCAGGACGGCGGCGGGGTCAGCCAGTTTGAAGCCCAGGTGCGCGCGGTGCTGGGCCTGCCGCTGCGCGACTGGGCGCCGCTGCTGCCCTGCGCCATGGTGAACGTGGTGGGTGTGGCGGGCCCGGACGGCCAGCCGCTGCACCCCGACTGGGCCGCCATTGACGCCCTGGCCGGCACGCGGGTGCATCTGTACCACAAGGCGTGGCGGGCCGGGCGCAAGCTGGGCCACGTGAATCTGGTGGCGCCCGACGAAGCGACCTTGCAAGAACGTCTGGTGCAGCTTGAAGCCCTGATTCCCTGA
- a CDS encoding VanW family protein, with protein MIRSARMLLPLLTLALAGGAQAQTFKLVFQTTEASIRKGEVRQQAIVKSWALPAAGVKASKKYNKVSSTFTPILNKIEKTLNARKPKPAVFRNVGGSWVAQGQTGWVFDRDATKANLLRAIRSGKGTAQVAFKRIEPARSVKVLAGRGVLWHVATGSSSYAGSPSFREKNILVGASKLDNFFIAPGHEFNFNEEVGQIDASTGFVKGFVISGGTLTKEDGGGICQVSTTIFRALYQAGLPIVERHEHSHRVKYYDPVGFEATVYAPAKNLRMKNDTGAHLFIQASWNKAADTLRFDVFGANTGRQVSISKPVITNFKAPAKPSYTADKSVALGGRRLLDTPAQGMTSVITRTIKVKGKVVSKDTLKSVYEPWGAVYGVNPKDKRLKR; from the coding sequence ATGATCCGCTCTGCGCGTATGCTTCTTCCTCTGCTCACGCTGGCCCTGGCGGGCGGCGCGCAGGCCCAGACCTTCAAACTGGTGTTCCAGACCACCGAGGCCTCGATCCGCAAGGGCGAGGTTCGCCAGCAGGCCATCGTCAAGTCGTGGGCGCTGCCGGCCGCTGGCGTAAAGGCCAGCAAGAAATACAACAAGGTCAGCAGCACCTTCACGCCCATTCTGAACAAGATCGAAAAGACCCTGAACGCCCGCAAGCCCAAGCCCGCCGTGTTCCGCAACGTGGGCGGCAGCTGGGTGGCCCAGGGCCAGACCGGCTGGGTCTTTGACCGCGACGCCACCAAGGCCAACCTGCTGCGGGCCATCCGTTCGGGCAAGGGCACCGCGCAGGTGGCCTTTAAGCGCATTGAGCCCGCGCGCAGCGTGAAGGTCCTGGCCGGGCGCGGCGTGCTGTGGCATGTGGCCACGGGCAGCAGCAGCTACGCGGGCAGCCCCAGTTTCCGCGAGAAGAACATTCTGGTGGGCGCCAGCAAGCTCGACAACTTCTTTATTGCCCCGGGCCACGAATTCAACTTCAACGAGGAAGTGGGCCAGATTGACGCCAGCACCGGCTTCGTGAAGGGCTTTGTCATCAGCGGCGGCACCCTCACCAAGGAAGACGGCGGCGGCATCTGTCAGGTGAGCACCACCATCTTCCGCGCGCTGTACCAGGCCGGGCTGCCCATCGTGGAGCGCCACGAGCACAGCCACCGCGTGAAGTACTACGACCCTGTGGGCTTTGAGGCCACCGTGTACGCCCCGGCCAAGAACCTGCGCATGAAAAACGACACCGGCGCGCACCTGTTTATTCAGGCCAGTTGGAACAAGGCCGCCGATACCCTGCGCTTTGATGTCTTTGGCGCCAACACCGGGCGGCAGGTGAGCATCAGCAAGCCCGTGATCACCAACTTCAAGGCGCCGGCCAAGCCCAGCTACACCGCCGACAAGAGCGTGGCCCTGGGCGGGCGCCGCCTGCTGGACACCCCGGCGCAGGGCATGACCAGCGTGATTACCCGCACCATCAAGGTGAAGGGCAAAGTGGTGAGCAAAGACACCCTGAAAAGCGTGTACGAGCCCTGGGGCGCGGTGTACGGCGTGAACCCCAAGGACAAGCGCCTGAAGCGGTAA
- a CDS encoding GNAT family N-acetyltransferase, producing the protein MTLPPVPGDLRTPRLWLRRPAVADAPALVAAVNASLPELRRWMHWAQAPLTLEGAQANLHAAAERFETRENLRYHVWNAQGTELLGSSGYHALDWRVPKGEIGYWIATAHTGQGYAREVAQALTELALGPLGFGRLEIRCDPDNTRSARIPQALGYTLDARFVNDDVRADDPAQRRDTLVFSRLGGAVMVEG; encoded by the coding sequence ATGACCCTGCCGCCTGTGCCCGGTGACCTCCGCACCCCCCGCCTGTGGCTGCGCCGCCCGGCGGTGGCCGACGCCCCGGCGCTGGTGGCGGCCGTCAACGCCTCGCTGCCCGAACTGCGCCGCTGGATGCACTGGGCCCAGGCGCCCCTGACCCTGGAAGGCGCCCAGGCGAACCTGCACGCCGCCGCCGAGCGCTTCGAGACGCGCGAGAACCTGCGCTACCACGTCTGGAACGCCCAGGGCACCGAACTGCTGGGCAGCAGCGGCTACCACGCCCTGGACTGGCGCGTGCCCAAGGGCGAAATCGGCTACTGGATCGCCACGGCGCACACCGGCCAGGGCTATGCCCGGGAGGTCGCGCAGGCCCTGACCGAACTGGCCCTGGGCCCGCTGGGCTTTGGCCGCCTGGAAATCCGCTGCGACCCCGACAACACCCGCAGCGCCCGCATCCCCCAGGCCCTGGGCTACACCCTGGACGCCCGCTTCGTGAATGACGACGTGCGCGCCGACGACCCGGCGCAGCGGCGGGACACGCTGGTGTTCAGCCGGCTGGGAGGCGCGGTGATGGTTGAGGGTTGA
- the argB gene encoding acetylglutamate kinase, whose product MIVKYGGNAMKSLELRRAVAGEIAALRAEHAVVVVHGGGPVIEQELSARGVPSEFRGGLRVTSPQAMQVVELALCGLNKQLSQDVGRAVGLMGRDDRLLQAELLDPELGRVGRVTGVNATLLRTLLGAGLTPVVGCVAVDEAGEPLNVNADTAAGAVAGALGDGIVFLTDVEGVYRAYPDPQSLAPHLTRAEAEAGIEAGWIAGGMIPKVRAALDALDRGAPFAVIASGMRAGVLAQAARGAAGTRLTP is encoded by the coding sequence GTGATCGTCAAGTACGGCGGCAATGCCATGAAAAGTCTGGAGCTGCGCCGGGCCGTGGCCGGGGAAATCGCGGCCCTGCGCGCAGAACACGCGGTGGTGGTGGTCCACGGCGGCGGCCCGGTGATTGAGCAGGAGTTGAGTGCGCGCGGCGTGCCCAGCGAGTTCCGGGGCGGCCTGCGCGTGACCTCGCCCCAGGCCATGCAGGTGGTGGAACTGGCGCTGTGCGGCCTGAACAAGCAGCTGAGCCAGGACGTGGGCCGCGCCGTGGGCCTGATGGGCCGCGATGACCGCCTGCTGCAGGCCGAACTGCTGGACCCCGAACTAGGCCGCGTGGGCCGCGTGACCGGCGTGAACGCCACGCTGCTGCGCACCCTGCTGGGCGCTGGCCTGACCCCGGTGGTGGGCTGCGTGGCGGTGGACGAGGCCGGCGAACCCCTGAACGTGAACGCCGATACGGCGGCCGGCGCGGTGGCAGGCGCCCTGGGCGACGGCATCGTGTTCCTGACCGATGTGGAGGGCGTGTACCGCGCCTACCCCGACCCCCAGAGCCTCGCCCCCCACCTGACCCGCGCCGAGGCCGAGGCCGGCATTGAGGCCGGATGGATCGCCGGCGGCATGATCCCCAAGGTGCGCGCGGCGCTGGACGCCCTGGACCGGGGCGCGCCCTTTGCCGTCATCGCCAGCGGGATGCGGGCCGGCGTCCTGGCGCAGGCCGCGCGCGGAGCGGCGGGGACGAGGCTGACGCCGTAG
- a CDS encoding GNAT family N-acetyltransferase, with amino-acid sequence MNVTPLALHHAPLLHQLYAASPGYFELLSTRLPTLSEVQRDVEVALLDPRRSLELLLDESGEVIGSLDCKRDFPEVGDLTINLLLIREDRQSQGWGRRAVRHLEGRVPPGTTRILASVLGDNPRGARFWERLGFTFTLDARPVMTWYARPVGTRPPTPAAAAPLRASHD; translated from the coding sequence TTGAACGTTACGCCGCTGGCGCTGCACCACGCGCCGCTGCTCCACCAGCTGTACGCCGCGTCACCGGGATATTTCGAGCTCCTCAGCACGCGCCTGCCCACCCTCAGTGAAGTGCAGCGGGACGTGGAGGTGGCCCTGTTAGACCCCCGCCGCAGCCTGGAACTGCTGCTTGACGAGAGTGGCGAGGTCATTGGCAGCCTCGACTGCAAACGCGATTTCCCCGAAGTCGGCGACCTGACCATCAACCTGCTGCTGATCCGCGAGGACCGTCAGTCGCAGGGCTGGGGCCGCCGCGCGGTGCGTCACCTTGAAGGCCGGGTACCGCCGGGCACCACGCGCATCCTGGCGAGCGTGCTGGGCGACAACCCACGTGGCGCCCGCTTCTGGGAACGCCTGGGCTTTACGTTTACCCTGGACGCCCGCCCGGTAATGACGTGGTACGCCCGCCCGGTGGGCACCCGCCCCCCCACGCCCGCAGCGGCGGCCCCGCTGCGCGCCAGCCACGATTAG